Below is a genomic region from Pseudomonas sp. JQ170C.
CTCTGGACACCGGCGGCCGCGTCAAGCGCTTCGAAGATCGCTTCGCAGCGTTCGGCAAGAAGTAAGATTGCGCATCGCTGGCCCCATGGGCTTGGCAATGCTGCTGAAAAAGGCGTCCCTTGTGGGCGCCTTTTTTATGGGCGTCATTTGGCAGTTGCCAGCGCACGCCTTCTGCCCGACCCCGGCCGATCCCCAGCGCGTGGGCGTGAGTCAGGTGGTCGATGGCGATACCGTGCGTCTGGTGGATGGGCGCAGTGTGCGCCTGATTGGTATCAATGCACCGGAAATCGGCCGCAAGGGCCGAACCAGCGAACCCTTCGCCGAAGCCGCCCGGCAACGCTTGCAGGCCCTGGTCAAGGCCAGCGGGGGTGAGGTCGGGCTGGTGCCGGGGGTCGAGTCCAGAGACAAGTATGGCCGTACCCTGGCCCATATCTATGGCCGCTCTGGCGACAATTTTGAAGCACAACTGCTCAGCGAAGGGCTCGGCTATCACGTGGCGGTGGCGCCGAACGTCAGCCTCACTGGCTGTCAGCAGCAGGCCGAACGCGCCGCTCGGCAGATGAAGGTCGGGCTCTGGCGGCAAACCCCAGTGATTCCGGCGGCGCAGGTGCAAAACTCCGGTTTTGCGCTGATCGGCGGAAAAGTCAAAGGCATCGAGCGTAATCGCGGGGGTATCTGGATCGAAATCGACAACGCACTGGTTGTTCAGGTGCCAGCCCGGCTGCAGCGCAACTTTCCCTCTTCCTTCTTTGATGGCTTGAAAGGCAGCAGCGTCGAAGTGCGCGGTTGGGTGCTGGATCGTTCCCGCAAAGGCGGCCTGAAAGCCGGGCAAAAGCGCTGGCTGCTGCCATTGACCGATCCAACGATGCTGGAACGGGTCAAAAGATAAAAAATTGTGGACATTTTTTTGTACGATTGTACACATTGAAACCCTTGCAGGCTGCGGCTCTTGGCGGAAAGTCGTAGGTTAAAGGCCTTGACACAAGTGACCGGGCAGTCTTGTCGGCCCTTTGCTCTTTGCGTATCCTCGGCGGTCCGTCAGAACAGTAAATAGCGGAATGCCCACCATGTCAGATTTGAAAACTGCCGCTCTCGAATACCATGCTCAGCCTCGTCCGGGGAAACTGAGCGTCGAGCTCACCAAACCTACCGCGACTGCTCGCGACCTGGCGCTGGCCTACAGCCCCGGCGTGGCCGAGCCGGTACGTGAAATTGGTCGCGATCCGGAGCTGGCCTACAAGTACACCGGCAAGGGCAATCTGGTAGCAGTCATTTCCGACGGCACCGCCATTCTCGGCCTGGGTAACCTCGGCCCACTGGCCTCCAAGCCAGTCATGGAAGGCAAGGGTGTTCTGTTCAAGCGTTTCGCCGGTATTGACGTGTTCGACATCGAAGTCGACTCCGAAAGCCCGCAAGCCTTCATCGACACCGTCAAGCGTATTTCCATCACCTTCGGTGGCATCAACCTGGAAGACATCAAGGCACCTGAGTGCTTCGAGATCGAGCGCGCCCTGATTGAACAGTGCGACATCCCGGTATTCCACGATGACCAGCACGGTACCGCGATCGTGACCGCTGCCGGCATGATCAACGCCCTGGAAATCGCTGGCAAAACCCTGTCCGACGCCAAGATCGTCTGCCTGGGTGCCGGTGCTGCCGCCATCTCCTGCATGAAACTGCTGGTGAGCATGGGTGCGCAGATCGAGAACATCTTCATGGTTGACCGTACTGGCGTGATCCACGCTGGCCGTGACGACCTGAACCAGTACAAGGCGGTCTTCGCCCATGCTACCGACAAGCGCACCCTGGCCGATGCCCTGGAAGGCGCTGACGTGTTCGTCGGCCTGTCCGGTCCGAACCTGCTGAGCCCTGAAGGCCTGAAGTCGATGGCGCCAAACCCAATCGTCTTCGCCTGCTCCAACCCGGATCCGGAAATCTCCCCGGAACTGGCTCACGCTACCCGTAGCGACGTGATCATGGCCACCGGTCGTTCCGACTACCCGAACCAGGTCAACAACGTACTGGGCTTCCCGTTCATCTTCCGTGGTGCCCTGGACGTTCGCGCCAAGCGCATCAACGAAGAGATGAAGATTGCTGCGGCCAACGCCCTGAAAGACCTGGCCAAGCTGCCAGTACCGAAGGAAGTCTGTGCAGCCTACGGCGTGGACGCGCTGGAATTCGGTCGTGAGTACATCATTCCGAAGCCAATGGATGCTCGCCTGATCACCGTCGTCTCCGACGCCGTGGCCAAGGCTGCGATCGAGACTGGCGTTGCAACCCTGCCGTATCCGAAGAACTACCCGCTCAAGAGCGTGGATGACGTGTTCAACGGCTAAGCCGTTGTAGCGTTGTAACAAAAAGCCCCGGCTCGCAAGAGTCGGGGCTTTTTTGTTGGCCTTTGTTCGCGGGGTAAACCCGCTCCCGTAGGAGCGGGCTTGCCCCGCGAATAGGATGGATCAGAACAGGTCGATCGGCGCTGCTTCATCCGCTGGTAGCGGGCTGCCTGGCGCCGCACCGTTACCCAGCTCGTTCACCGACGGTGGCGTGTCTTCGGCCTTGAATAGCTCGAAATAGGCGTTGGGCGTGCCCGGCGATGCCGCCCGGCCACTGACCGGGTCGACCCGCAGGCTGAGGATGCCTTCGGGCTCGGCTGGCGCATGGTTGGGCTTGTCTTTGAGTGCCGCACCCATGAAGTTCATCCAGATCGGCAGCGCCACGGTACCGCCATACTCGCGCCGTCCCAGGGTTTCCGGCTGGTCGAAGCCACTCCACACGGTAGTCACCAGATCGGCGTTGTAGCCGGAGAACCAGGCGTCCTTGGACTCGTTGGTGGTACCGGTCTTGCCCGCAAGGTCGGTACGGCCCAGGGCCAGTGCGCGTCGCCCGGTGCCGCGCTTGATCACGTCCTGGAGCATGCTGGTGAGAATGTAGCTGGTGCGGCCATCAATGATGCGCTCGGCAACCGCTGGCGGTTGAGCAATGGCCGGGTCGCTGGCAGTGGTTGTTGCCGCCGGTTCACCCGGGAACTGCACGCTGATTGGCGCCTCCGGTGCGGCCAGGCCTGCCTCGACCGGCTCCGATTGGGGCACCCGTGGCGGATTGGCCGTAAACAGCGTTTCGCCGTTGCGGCTCTCGATGCGTTCGATCAGGTACGGGGTGATCTTGTAGCCGCCATTGGCAAAGGTGCTCCAGCCGGTAGCGATTTCCATTGGCGTCAGCGTGGCGGTGCCCAGGGCAAGGGACAGGTTGGGCGGCAGGTCCTGCTTGTTGAAGCCGAACTTGCTGATGTAGTCGATGGTCGAGCCCACACCCATGGCCTGCAGCAGGCGGATCGACACCAGGTTGCGCGACTTGTACAGCGCTTCGCGCATGCGGATCGGGCCCAGGAAGGTGTTGGTGTCGTTCTTGGGGCGCCAGACCTTGTCCAGGTACTCGTCGACGAACACGATCGGGGCGTCGTTGACCAGGCTGGCAGCGGTGTAGCCGTGGTCCAGTGCCGCGGCATAGACGAACGGCTTGAAGCTTGAGCCTGGCTGACGCTTGGCCTGCATGGCGCGGTTGTAGTTGCTCTGCTCGAAGGAGAAGCCACCGACCAGGGCGCGGATGGCGCCGGTGTTCGGGTCCAGCGAGACCAGTGCGCTTTGGGCGCCGGGCACCTGGCTGAACTTGAGGGTGCCGTTATCCAGGCGCTGGACG
It encodes:
- a CDS encoding malic enzyme-like NAD(P)-binding protein, with translation MSDLKTAALEYHAQPRPGKLSVELTKPTATARDLALAYSPGVAEPVREIGRDPELAYKYTGKGNLVAVISDGTAILGLGNLGPLASKPVMEGKGVLFKRFAGIDVFDIEVDSESPQAFIDTVKRISITFGGINLEDIKAPECFEIERALIEQCDIPVFHDDQHGTAIVTAAGMINALEIAGKTLSDAKIVCLGAGAAAISCMKLLVSMGAQIENIFMVDRTGVIHAGRDDLNQYKAVFAHATDKRTLADALEGADVFVGLSGPNLLSPEGLKSMAPNPIVFACSNPDPEISPELAHATRSDVIMATGRSDYPNQVNNVLGFPFIFRGALDVRAKRINEEMKIAAANALKDLAKLPVPKEVCAAYGVDALEFGREYIIPKPMDARLITVVSDAVAKAAIETGVATLPYPKNYPLKSVDDVFNG
- a CDS encoding penicillin-binding protein 1A; protein product: MRLLKFFWWSFVAVICALVLGLSGAFLYLSPSLPSVEALRSIQLQIPLRVYSSDGKLIAEFGEMRRSPIRFADIPPHFIQALLSAEDDNFANHYGVDPTSLMRAATQLLKSGHIQTGGSTITMQVAKNFFLSSERSFSRKTNEILLALQIERELTKDEILELYVNKIYLGNRAYGIEAAAQVYYGKSIRDISLAQMAMIAGLPKAPSRFNPLANPVRAKERRDWILGRMYKLGKIDEASYQAALAEPINASYHVPTPEVSAPYIAEMARAEMVGRYGSDAYTEGFRVTTTVPSDLQEIANKAVLDGLSAYDERHGYRGPEARFPGKTQAAWLQELSKQRPLGGLEPVIVTHVDKTGLQVLTRAGQQESVAWETMKWARPFLSTNSQGRAPQQPSDVAQVGDLIRVQRLDNGTLKFSQVPGAQSALVSLDPNTGAIRALVGGFSFEQSNYNRAMQAKRQPGSSFKPFVYAAALDHGYTAASLVNDAPIVFVDEYLDKVWRPKNDTNTFLGPIRMREALYKSRNLVSIRLLQAMGVGSTIDYISKFGFNKQDLPPNLSLALGTATLTPMEIATGWSTFANGGYKITPYLIERIESRNGETLFTANPPRVPQSEPVEAGLAAPEAPISVQFPGEPAATTTASDPAIAQPPAVAERIIDGRTSYILTSMLQDVIKRGTGRRALALGRTDLAGKTGTTNESKDAWFSGYNADLVTTVWSGFDQPETLGRREYGGTVALPIWMNFMGAALKDKPNHAPAEPEGILSLRVDPVSGRAASPGTPNAYFELFKAEDTPPSVNELGNGAAPGSPLPADEAAPIDLF
- a CDS encoding thermonuclease family protein, which gives rise to MRIAGPMGLAMLLKKASLVGAFFMGVIWQLPAHAFCPTPADPQRVGVSQVVDGDTVRLVDGRSVRLIGINAPEIGRKGRTSEPFAEAARQRLQALVKASGGEVGLVPGVESRDKYGRTLAHIYGRSGDNFEAQLLSEGLGYHVAVAPNVSLTGCQQQAERAARQMKVGLWRQTPVIPAAQVQNSGFALIGGKVKGIERNRGGIWIEIDNALVVQVPARLQRNFPSSFFDGLKGSSVEVRGWVLDRSRKGGLKAGQKRWLLPLTDPTMLERVKR